The nucleotide sequence CTCAATCTGCAATATAACTGCAGTATAGAGACGAAGTTACAAACTCCGCGGTTCCACTCTCCTTAGATTATAAAAAACCTCACTTTTCAAGTACTAATTTATACCCTATCACTATAACGGGTGAACCCGATAAAGCCTACTTAATTCGACTCATTACTCCAAAGGGCACTTCACTCAACCTTCCTATAAAAATCTCTCACCTATGATTTTCTCTCTTGCAAATTTCAGTTAAGTTACTTTCCTTTTTCAATGTATTTCAGAGTGTTTTACTATGAATTGTTATTATATAATTATTATATAGTATTCTTTTGTTTTGTCAATATGTTTTTATAATATTTTTAATTATTAAGGTCAAAATTACAACAAGCCTGAAAAGATACTATAGGGTTTGTAATTCCAGGCATATCATAATTAATTCTTTTTACTTTTACGTGATTTCTTTATCATCCTATTCCTATATACCATGTCTATAGTTATAGCTGCAAGTAAATATGCAGGTAAAAATATATATAATTTGTTTCCAAGCTGATGATTAAAATAATCTATTAACTGAATTACTAACAGGAGAGCCCCGGTAACTATTAAAAAATTTATTTTAAAATTCATATACTTCTGGTTTACTTTTTCTGAGTCAATTTTAAACTTTTTTCTAACAGATTTACTGTATTTCATTCCAAGTCCCTGAATAATACCACCTATACCTAATAGCAGTATTAGATTGTTCATTGTAGCATCCATATTTTACCTCCAATAATGTTATCATAGATAATTTAAACAAAATCCATTCAAATATAATTAAAGCATACTATTATTAAAAATTATATCATTTAAGAAGGTAAAATTCAAAATAAAGCCTTCTATAATCAGATTTGTTTTTCTTTTTCCCTTATAAACAAAATTTCTTTCACATTCTTTTGGGGTGAATTATAATATGATTTTGTCCTATAAGCAACTCCCCTCATTACATGTCCGGAAATAGTTTTGATATCAACTATATCCCCAAGTTCACAATTACTTAAACTTTCTCCTATAGCATATATCCTGGAGTGCATAACAACACTTTTTCCGATTGAACTTTCGACTTCAATTAAAGTACCCTTACTTATCAAACCAGTTTCCCCCTTATCTTCTCTTTGTATTATTAGATATTAATATTATGTACTTTTATTAAAATATATTTGAATTAGGCGGAAAATATGAATTTCATATAAATTTGTTTTCAAATTTATAACTAAAAAACCATAGCTTATGATATAATGTCGATATCAATTACTTCTTTATTTTCATTAAGGAGAATAAATATATGGATATAACAAGGATAATAAATGATGCCGCATTCGCAGGTAAAATAATTCTTGAAAATGGAGCCGAAATATATAGAGTTGAAGATACTATAGTTAGGATTTGTAATGCTTATGGTATAAAAAAAGTTGATACCTTTGTAACAACAAATATCATAATAGTATGTGCTTCCGACGAATATGACAGAACGATTACAATAGTGAGAAGAATAAAACAAAGAACTATAAATTTAGAGAAAATATCACAAGTAAACGACGTATCAAGACATATAAAAGATAAAGGACATACCTTAGAGTATGTTGAAAATAAATTAGATAGAATAAATAATATTAGACCATACAGTAATAAAATAACTTTATTCTTTTCAGGACTTGTTGCTGGTTTTTTTACATTAGTGTTCGGTGGAAATTTAAGGGATTTTCTTGTTTCGTTTATAATAGGAATCCTGATAAGATTAACTTATTTAACTCTAAACCTCGTTCAAACTAATGAATTCCTTATAAATACTTTATCAGGTGCACTAACGGCACTAATTGCACTATCTAGTGTATATTTTCATATAGGAGTACATTCAGATAAAATAATTGTTGGTTCTATAATGCTTCTAGTACCTGGTATTGCAATAACTAATGCAATACGTGATACAATTGCTGGAGATATTATATCTGGAAGTTCGCGGGCAATTGAAGCAATTTTAATAGCTTCTGCCATTGCTTTGGGAACAGGAATAATATTAAAATTGTGGTTTATCATTTTAGGAGGTGTCTAAAATCTCAATAATTATAAACTCATTTTATACTCTAATTGCAACATTGAGTTTTGGAATCTTATCAAACATTCGTGGAAAGAATTTATTCTTTGCTTCCATTGGTGGGGCTCTGACATGGTTTTTTTATCTTCTTACACACTCGTATTTTCATATTTCAAATATGTTTTCATTTTTTATTGCTTCAGCAATGGGTGCAGTTTACTCTGAAATTATGGCACGGGTTAAAAAAACTCCAGTAACTACATTTGTAATATGTTCAATAATACCACTAGTTCCTGGTGGTGGCATGTATAATACAATGTTTGAAGTGGTACAGGGCAATATAAATAATGCACTAATTCTAGGTCTTAAAACCTTATCTATTGCTGGTATAATAGCCGTAGGGGTATTCTTTGTATCCTCAATCTCAAAAACAATTTCCTTATTCAGGAAAAAGATATTTTCAAATATTACAAAAAAATAGTAGTATTACTTTAAAAACATCGTTAAAGTTGACATAAGTTCTTTTACTTTATCATCATCTGAATTAGAATCAGAATGGGAAAAACAATTTTTTGCATAGTTTTCAAATATCAATCCACCAACCTTATTTACAGCTGCCCTGACAGCTGTAATTTGTATTAGAATATCCTTACAGCATGCCTCATTTTCAATCATTTTCTCTATTCCCTTTATCTGACCTTCTATTTTTCTCAGTCTGGTTTGAATATTCTTTTTATTTTCTTCCATTTAGCATATCACTCCTGATTTATATTAACTTTATATAAAGAAACAAAAGTTTAATTTTCATCTAATATAAATTTTTCTATAATTTCACCTACTCCTCCATTGTTATTATCATTTTTCGTAATATAATCAGCACTATTTTTGATTTTCTCTCTTGTATTTTTCATATACACTCCCAGTCCAGCTTCCATAATCATGCTTATATCATTTTCATCATTTCCAACTGCTATACACTGCTCCATCGGTATTTTATAAAAATTCGCCAGAATTTTTAAAGCATTTCCTTTAGATGTGCCTTTGGACAATAATTCTATATTATTAAATTCAGATTTTGTAACTTCTAAGCCTTGTACTTCATCTAATTTACTTCTAATATTATTTAAAAAACCTATATCATCATCCATAACTACTATCTTATTAAGATTATAGTTTCCAAGTTCTATGTACTCTTTAGCATCCCTTAAAAGGTGAATTTCAATTCCATATTTTTTATCAACACTTCTATTAAAATTATAAAAACTCTCTGCACTATATTTAAATTGTTCGCTGCATAATATACCATCATGATAGATATGGAAATACACATCTTTATTTTCTTTTCTAATCAAATTTATTGCCTCAATTGCTGACTGTTTAGGTACAAAATTCGATTGTATAATGTTTTTATTATCATCTAAAATTATGGCACCATTGCAGCAAATCATAGGTTGATTTTTAGATACACTTTCTTCATATACTCTAAGAGCAGCCGGTACTCTGCCAGATGCGACTACAAATTTGACTCCAAGCTTAGTTGCCCTATCTATCATTTTCATATTATAATCTGATATATGCTTTTTATCATTTAATAAAGTACCATCCATATCAACAGCTATCATTTTATATTTCATAATTTCCTCCCTTTACTTATAGCATAAATAATAATCCTCAAACATATTTTACTATATAGAGGTGATATATGTGAAAAATTTAATTTATTTTTTATTTACTGCATTAATTATATCTATTTTGACCACCGGATGCAATTATGATATTGAACGCAATCCATATATACATAAAAAGCCAAATAACTTTTACTACACAAACATATTATCTCAAAATATTCTATCTAATTCCTCATATAAATGCAGTATACTTAATGTTAATTTCTATAAAAGAAAAGATTTAGACAGTAAAAATACTGCTGTAATAGCAGCTTCTATTAAGACATTGAATAAAAATAACTTTATATCAAAACCCCAAAATTTTAATTTAAAACCTCTATATAAAATATTTTTTACATTCAATAACAGTAAAATGGTAATCAATGTATATAATCAGCAGTATATATCCATATACCCGTGGGATGGCAATTATTCAATGGATTATATTGATATGAAGGGCTTGCCAATTGCCCTTAATATATATAATTTATGTGAATACATATTTAACAATTACTCTTCTAATTAATTTTTAAAATACGCTTGAAAATACACATGTATGATGTTATACTGTGGATGTGATAATATAATATTGTTAAAGGATGACTATATAGTGAGATAGTTTATATACTGACCGAAGAAGCAATACCGAAATTCCACGATTTCAGTAGAAACTTTCAGGTAAATGTAACTATATATGACTTGACTCTGAAAATACTGTTTTATACAGAACCAAAGGTGTAAAATACTTTGATATTAAACTCTCAGGTAAAAAGACAGAGAATATGTGGTAAGATTAGTCTTATTTCATATTCTTTTTTTATTTCTTGTATTTATACTTAATATAATTTTAGTATTATTTAGATGGTACAAAACTATATTATCTGATATAATACAGATAATTTAACAAATCTGAGAAGGAATGATTTAAATGGCATTAGAAAAAATTAAAGGAAATACTTATTATATAAGCGCCTCAACCAATTCTGGTGTTTATGCTTTTAAAAATAAAAATTGTTTAATTATAGACACTGGTATAAATAATACAGATGCCAAAAAAATAGAAGATGCAATTTTAAAGAACAATCTTCATCCTAAATTCATAGTAAATACACACAACCATCTTGATCATTGTGGGGGCAATATTTATTTTCAAAAAAATTACCCTGGTTGTCTGGTATATACTTCATTAAAAGAAAAAATATTTATGGAGAATCCTGAATTTCAGGCATCTATATTATCATCTTCTACACCTATTAAAGGAATTGATAAATCAAATAAATCAATTAAAGTAGATTTTGTACTTGAATATGGAACAAATAAAATAGGGGATGAAAAGTTTGAAATAATCCCTTTAAGTGGACACTCTATAGAACAAATAGGTATTATAACTCCAGAAAAAGTTTGTTTTTTAGGTGACTCTATATTCAGCAGCGAAATTTTAAATAAATATTCTTTTCCATATCTGTATGATATAGAAAATAGTTTAAATTCACTAAATAGAATAAAAGAAATAGATGCAGATTATTTTATTATAAGTCATGCGGACAATATACTTGACAAACAACAGATTACAACCTTGGTGGATAAAAATATACAAAATATACAGAATTATATTGAACAGATACTAGAATTGCTAGATCAACCACTTACACGTGAAGATATATTGCAAAATATATCAATACTGAATGATTTATCCTTTAATTTTTATCAATACCATTTAAACTTTGGAGGAATATCCGCATTTTTACAGTACATGTATTCAGAATCTATGATTGATTATTCTATAGAAGATGGTAAACTATACTACTTTAAAAAACATTAGTAAAAGCTATAAATTTGGAGAAAAGACTTTATTATAAAAAAATTCTATGTACAAACTCCCAATTTGTACATAGAAATATAATTACAAAATATCACATGAATTTATTCAAATGCCTTTTCTCCTTAATTCATTTCATTACTTACTTCATTATTCATTTCACTATGTTTTCTACCATATCCAAAGTAAATTACAAAACCTATTGCAAGCCATATTATAAAAACTTCTTTAGTAAAAACAGGAAGTTGATAAACTAGAAATGCACAGAATGCAACTGATATTAATGGTGTAACAGGAACACCTGGACACTTAAATGGCCTTTCCATATCAGGATTCTTCTTTCTTAAAATTATAACTGATAAAGAAACTATGATAAATGCTGTCAGTGTACCTATATTAGCCATCTCTGCAAGTCTGCTTACTGGAAGTAAACCAGCTAATATCATTGTTATAATACCAATTAGTATAGTACTCTTTACCGGAGTTTTAAATTTAGGATGTACATCGGAAAATATTTCTGGAAGCAATCCATCTCTTGATAGTGAAAACAATATACGAGTAGCTCCAAATGTCATAACAAGTAAAACTGATGTTATACCACACAATGCTCCAACTGACACAAGAGCTGATCCCCAGCTTATACCTACCTGCTGTAATGCATATGAAACTGGTGCTGATGTATGTTTATAAGCAGAATAAGGTAAGATTCCTGTCAATACTGCTGTTACTATTATATAAAGCAGTGTACAAATTATAAGAGAAGCTACTATTCCTATAGGCAAATCTCTTTGTGGATTTTTAACTTCTTCAGCAGCTGTTGCAACAGCATCAAATCCTATGTATGCGAAGAATACAATTGCTGCTCCTTTAAATACTCCTCCTACACCATAAGGGAAGAATGGATGCCAATTAGCCACTTTAATGTGTCCAGCACCTATAACGATAAATAATATTACAACGGCTAATTTTACTAGAACAAGTATATTATTTAATTTAGAACTTTCGCTCATACCTTTTATTAGAAATAGTATAACGATTCCAAGAATAACTATGCATGGAAGATTTACTATTCCACCGTCTTGTCCAAATGGATTTGTTAAAGCCGGTGGTAGATTAATTCCAACTGCACTAAGCAAAGTAACAACATATCCAGACCATCCAACAGCAACGGTAGCAATTGTAACTGTATACTCTAGTATCAAATCCCAACCTATAATCCATGCCCATATTTCTCCTAAGCCTACATAACCATAAGTATAGGCACTTCCTGCTATTGGAATCATAGCTGCAAGTTCAGCATAGCATAATGCTGCAAATGTACATGTTATGCCAGATACTACAAAAGAAAGAATAAGTGCAGGTCCCGCATAATTTGCTGCAGCAACTCCAGTCAGAACAAATATTCCAGTACCTATAATTGCGCCAATGCCTAACATTGTAAGTTCAAATGGGCCAAGTACTTTTGCCAATGATTTTTTTGATGCCTCAGCTAATAAACTCTCAATAGGTTTAGTTCTAAAAATCGAGTTTGTTTTTGACATTAAATGCCACTCCTTTCAAAATTCATCGCTAATGTGATGTTAATATATTAAATTTTTAGAAAATAATAAAAAATTAAATAATTTTATGTACTTTTATAATAATAGCATACTTTTCTTTCATATCTTTAAAAGTTATATAATTATTTATTTTCAAAATTTTAAGTCAAATCATATATAATTATGAATAATATTAATCATGCATAATTATAATGTAACTTTTGATAATTAATTATCAAAAATTTATACTTTTATCAATGCATTCAAAGTAAATACATAAAAACTTTTTTGTATATTGATACAATATATATACATATTATCTAATATTAAAATAATAAATATTTTCTGAAATATCTTTTTTCAACTCAAAATAAAAAAAGGAAACGATTTTAATATAAAAACCATTTCCTTTTTAGTATTAATAGAATTTTATTTATTATTCATTACACTATTACGTCTGCCATATCCAAAATAAATTGCAAATCCAATTATAAGCCAAATTACAAAAACTTCTTTAGTGAAGGTAGGAAGTTGTGTGATTAAATATGCACAGAATGCTGTTGCTATAAGAGGAGTCACTGGTGAACCAGGGCATCTAAATGGTCTTTCCTGATCTGGTTCTCTCTTTCTAAGAACTATAACCGAAATTGATACTATACAAAATGCCGCAAGTGTACCTATATTAGTCATTTCAGCAAGTCTTGATATCTGTAAAAATCCAGAAAGAACTATAGTAACTATTCCAACTAGCAAAGTACTCTTAATAGGAGTTTGGAATTTAGGATGTACATCAGAAAATAATTGTGGAAGTAACCCATCTCTAGACAATGCAAATAATATACGTGTTCCTCCAAATGACATAACTACTAGTACCGACGTAATTCCACAAATAGCACCAACAGATACCAATGCAGATCCCCAATTTATTCCGACCCTTGCAAGCGCATATGCAACTGGAGCTGCATTATTATGGAATTGTTGATATGGAACCATTCCTGTCAATATTGCCGAAACTACAATATACAATATAGTACATACAATTAAAGATGCCACTATTCCTATAGGCAGATCCTTCTGAGGATTCTTAACTTCCTCTGCTGCAGTTGAAACCGCATCAAATCCTATATATGAGAAAAATACAATTGCTGCTCCCTTAAATACTCCTCCTACACCATAAGGGAAGAATGGATTCCAATTAGCTACTTTAACATGGCCTATACCTAAAACGATAAATAATATTACGACCGTCAACTTTATAATAACAAGAACATCATTCAGCTTGGCACTTTGGCTTACACCTCTAATAAGTATACACATTATAATAAACAAGATTATAACACTAGGTAAATTAACTATTCCTCCATTTTGTCCCGGTGGATTGCATAAAGCTACCGGTATAGTTATCCCAAATCCTTTAAATAATTGTACCATGTAGCCGGACCATCCAACAGCAACTGCAGCAACTGCAACTGTATACTCAAGTATCAAATCCCAACCTATAATCCATGCCCAAATTTCACCAAGGCCTACATATCCAAAAGTATATGCACTACCTGCGACAGGTATCATTGCAGCAAGTTCAGCATAACATAATGCCGCAAATGTACATGCCATACCTGCAAATACAAATGACAATATAAGTGCTGGTCCCGCATAATCTGCCGCAGCAACACCAGTTAAAACAAATATACCTGTACCTATAATTGCGCCAATGCCTAACATTGTAAGCTCAAATGCTCCAAGAGTTTTCTTTAATTCTTTACCTCCACTCTTAGTCTCTGCTATTGTTTCAGCTATAGACTTTGTCCTAAAAACAGAATTTTTTCCGCTCATTTACATTTCCCCCTTTATTAAAAGCAGTCTTTAATGAATTTTTCGACTATTATAATTATAGCATGATTTTTACATTATATTTTAATATTCAGTAAATTCCAAAAATTCTATAAATAGAATTTTATAGAATTTTAGTGATTTTTTTCTATCTTTTATATATTTATTGAAAATTCATATATATCATATACATTGAATCAATCCCTTGTATTATGTCACTAATTAAGACTATACATTTCAAAATTATTAATTTACATATTTATTTAAATCTTTTTATTGAATATTGCTTATATTCAATAAATTCTGTATATAAAAATACAATATTTTTTTCAATCATATTACAGAATATAATCCCTTGTAATTCCTACAAGGGATCATTCTGAATTCAAAATTTTAAATTTTAAATGTATTTTTTGATTTTATATCAATTTACCAATAATTTTATTGCCATCTCTATATATAATTCCCTCATCATATGCCTTTATCAAATTACCAGTATATGTTAATTGTTTTCCACTAACAAGTTCAGTAACAGTATTCTTAGAGGGATCATTAATATACACCTTGCCAGAGGCTGTTATATATATATTACTTTTTTGGACTGGCTGACTTAACGTATATATTTTCCACTGTTGCCTTGTTTTTTTCAAATTTGCAACAAATATTTTACTTATAATATTATTCTCTCCATTGCCAATATAAATATTATCCTCATTATCAACATTTAATAAATAATGTATTGCATTTTCACCAGTAGCTATAGGATTTCTAAGTCCATATACTCTTATCCTATTGCTGCTTGAATCTTGATATATCAATCTATCTTCTTTATTTTCAGCAGCAATACTTGAAATATTACATATTGGATATCTTACTCTTTCTGCTTGTGCCATTACATTTATACGATATATTTTACTGTTATAACCTTCCTTATCAACTTTTACATAGGTAACATTAGTTAAAGACGATAATGCTATTTGTGTGACATTATATCCATCATCATTTAAAAGTATCTTTAATTCTTTTCTGTTATCATCACTTAAGACACTTTTCTCATTATCTTTAGGATTATATGATTCAAATCTTAAATATGTTGAGCCATCATCATATATTATTTTTTCAGCTATAAAAAGTATATCTCTATCAGCAAGCCATTTGTATGCCGACATCTCAATGCCATCGTCAAAAGTAATCTTTTCTTTTTTATTATTTGAGGTATTTATAATTTTAATTCCATCATCATCACAATAAGAAATGTAGTTTCCTGTGTATGAAATTCCGAAATTATTAGCATCATCGGGTACTTTTACATTAATTTTATCAGCTTGCGTTTTTGCACTCACATCAACCTTTGTCGTACTAAATGTTGTTTCATCATTTAGATAAATTTTATCGACAAGCAGTAGTCCAGTGAGTTCTATAATTACAGGAATCAGTGTCCAAATTAATAGTCTCTTTAATCCCCTCATATCACACTCTCCTCTATTGTTTTACATATATAGCTGTTGCAACCGTTCTTTCTCCATTCCAATCACATGGATCATTTATAACCTCTCCATTAAAATACATGGTGGCTGATGAGCCGCCATCAAGACTACTCGCATTTACAGCTCCCTGCTGAATTAATATATTTTGCACCTCTCTAATAGATGCACCAGGTTTCAATCCTTTTCTTCCATCTATGACAAGCATTATGATAGTACCATCCTGTTTCTGTCCTATTGCGGTTCTAGGATTTAATCCTTCATCCTGAACGGAAACAGCCTTTCCATTTATAACTAAACTGTTTCTAAAGGATACAGCCTCAACAACCCCTTGATTTAATAGATTTCTTAAAGTATGATCTCCAACTATGAGCTCACCATCTTTAGTAAAGGCAGTTACATTAACACTTTGATTTTGCCCTACATCACTATAAACAATTTCCCCATTAGATATAACTATACCTTCTGGATAGGCTCCTGTTCCAGTCCATAATTTTCCATTTGCGGATTTATCAGTAAATCCTCCTCCATTTATAGCTGCAATAGCTCCATTGTCTTGAGCTATCTGACTTGTTCTCTCACCTACTTCACCCAATCTTTTAGAATATCCTATTTTAATTCTAGTTGGATCTTTTATTTCCAGTATGTAACCTGTAAATTTGCTGTCAGATATATCATATCTTTCTATACCTTTATCTTTAGTATGACTTATATTCACGGTTCCTAAATCCTGGGATTCACTGCTCGAAACTCCTACTGTTTTTCCACCATTTAATATTTCATTAATTTTATCTTTAGATAAAAAAGTAGTTGCAATATATTGATGTGTAAAAGTCGCCATTGCGGTTCCGACTACAGTTCTTTTTACATTTTGAAAGGGTCCATAAAATACTAATAATGGCGTTATTATAACAAATACTAAAAATTCGTAGATTATAAAAGTAGATATAATTCTAAATGAACTTTTCTTTTTTCTCCTACGTTTCCCCTTTACCCTACTTCCTTTCCTCATATAAAGCCAACCTTTCTAATATAATTATATAAAATCTTTACCTGTTTATTATAAACTATTTTTATGTATAAAGTGTAAATAATAATAAGATTTTATCTCATATCTTTAATAATTAACTTATTTTTGAAAAATAAGCATAATAAAGGAATAAATCTTATAAAAATTTATCCCTTTATTATGCTTTCAAACAAAATTACTATCCTGGACTGTATACTACTTGTACCTTCCTATATCTTTTCTAAAGTACATTCCAGAAAAATTGACTAACTCTAAATCATGATATGCTCTGTCAATCGCTTCATCAAGAGTTTTTCCAAGAGCTTGTGTGCATAAAACTCTTCCGCCATTTGTTTTTAATTTTCCATTTTGGTATATTACTCCTGCTGTAAATACTCTGTTTGGTTTTTTTAAGCCTTCTATATCAAAACCAATTTCGTATTTGCTAGGATATCCTTTGGATGCGCCAACTACACAGCACGAAAAGCCACTATACCATTTCAAATCAAATGAATCTAATCTTTTATCAATTGCAGCATTGATAAGATCAACAAGATCATTATCCATAATTGGAAGGACTGCTTGTGTCTCTGGATCTCCAAATCTTACATTATATTCAAGAAGGTACGGTCCTTTTTTTGTAATCATAATCCCAAAGAATATTATACCCGTATAATCAAATCCCTCTTCCCTTATTCCATTCAAAGTTGGATTCATTATATCCTTATAAAATGCATCTAATACCTCTGGAGTACAATATGGATTTGGTGACACAGCACCCATACCACCTGTATTCGGACCTTTCCCTCCGTCAAATATCTGTTTGTGATCCTTAGCCGACATAAATGGTAATATAACATTCCCATCAGTAATTGAAAGTATAGATGCCTCCGGGCCTTCAAGAAATTCTTCTATAACTACCTTTTTACCAGATCCCTTAAATACATCATTTACCATAAAATCATCTATTGTCAATCTGGCCTTGTTATATTCTTCACATATTACAACACCTTTACCAGCAGCCAAGCCGTCTGCTTTTATAACTATAGGGTATTCCGACTTTTCAAGATACTTTAGAGCTTTATCTCTATTATCAAATACTTCATATGCAGCCGTTTTAACACCGTATTTTTTCATAAAAGCTTTTGAATATGCCTTACTTCCTTCAAGTTTTGAAGCTTCTTTAGAAGGCCCAAAAATTCTAAGTCCTCTCTTCTTAAATTCATCTACTATACCTTCTGTAAGATAACCCTCCGGACCAACTATAGTAAGTTCTATTTTGTTTCTTTCTGCAAAATCGGCTAATTCTTGCTTATCCTCTAAAACTATATTTTCGCACTTATTTTCCAGAACCATGCCACCATTTCCTGGAGCACAGTAGATCTTTTCTACATTTTTATTTTGAGCTACCTTCCATGCAATTGCATGTTCACGACCACCTGATCCCACTATTAATACCCTCAATTTTTAAGCCCCCTATTATTAATGTTTAAAATGCCTTATACCTGTGAATACCATAGCTATTCCATCTCTATTACATTCTTCAATAGAATCATTATCTCTTATAGATCCACCTGGCTGTATTATAGCCTTAATTCCATACTTAGCACATTCCTTTACAACATCATCAAACGGGAAAAATGCATCAGATGCAAGAATAACTCCATCACCTGCCCTATCAAGTGCCTGACATGTA is from Clostridium fermenticellae and encodes:
- a CDS encoding phosphodiester glycosidase family protein, which codes for MRKGSRVKGKRRRKKKSSFRIISTFIIYEFLVFVIITPLLVFYGPFQNVKRTVVGTAMATFTHQYIATTFLSKDKINEILNGGKTVGVSSSESQDLGTVNISHTKDKGIERYDISDSKFTGYILEIKDPTRIKIGYSKRLGEVGERTSQIAQDNGAIAAINGGGFTDKSANGKLWTGTGAYPEGIVISNGEIVYSDVGQNQSVNVTAFTKDGELIVGDHTLRNLLNQGVVEAVSFRNSLVINGKAVSVQDEGLNPRTAIGQKQDGTIIMLVIDGRKGLKPGASIREVQNILIQQGAVNASSLDGGSSATMYFNGEVINDPCDWNGERTVATAIYVKQ
- a CDS encoding Cof-type HAD-IIB family hydrolase, which gives rise to MKYKMIAVDMDGTLLNDKKHISDYNMKMIDRATKLGVKFVVASGRVPAALRVYEESVSKNQPMICCNGAIILDDNKNIIQSNFVPKQSAIEAINLIRKENKDVYFHIYHDGILCSEQFKYSAESFYNFNRSVDKKYGIEIHLLRDAKEYIELGNYNLNKIVVMDDDIGFLNNIRSKLDEVQGLEVTKSEFNNIELLSKGTSKGNALKILANFYKIPMEQCIAVGNDENDISMIMEAGLGVYMKNTREKIKNSADYITKNDNNNGGVGEIIEKFILDEN
- a CDS encoding MBL fold metallo-hydrolase, giving the protein MALEKIKGNTYYISASTNSGVYAFKNKNCLIIDTGINNTDAKKIEDAILKNNLHPKFIVNTHNHLDHCGGNIYFQKNYPGCLVYTSLKEKIFMENPEFQASILSSSTPIKGIDKSNKSIKVDFVLEYGTNKIGDEKFEIIPLSGHSIEQIGIITPEKVCFLGDSIFSSEILNKYSFPYLYDIENSLNSLNRIKEIDADYFIISHADNILDKQQITTLVDKNIQNIQNYIEQILELLDQPLTREDILQNISILNDLSFNFYQYHLNFGGISAFLQYMYSESMIDYSIEDGKLYYFKKH
- a CDS encoding threonine/serine exporter family protein; this encodes MDITRIINDAAFAGKIILENGAEIYRVEDTIVRICNAYGIKKVDTFVTTNIIIVCASDEYDRTITIVRRIKQRTINLEKISQVNDVSRHIKDKGHTLEYVENKLDRINNIRPYSNKITLFFSGLVAGFFTLVFGGNLRDFLVSFIIGILIRLTYLTLNLVQTNEFLINTLSGALTALIALSSVYFHIGVHSDKIIVGSIMLLVPGIAITNAIRDTIAGDIISGSSRAIEAILIASAIALGTGIILKLWFIILGGV
- a CDS encoding DUF4883 family protein → MKNLIYFLFTALIISILTTGCNYDIERNPYIHKKPNNFYYTNILSQNILSNSSYKCSILNVNFYKRKDLDSKNTAVIAASIKTLNKNNFISKPQNFNLKPLYKIFFTFNNSKMVINVYNQQYISIYPWDGNYSMDYIDMKGLPIALNIYNLCEYIFNNYSSN
- a CDS encoding metal-sensitive transcriptional regulator yields the protein MEENKKNIQTRLRKIEGQIKGIEKMIENEACCKDILIQITAVRAAVNKVGGLIFENYAKNCFSHSDSNSDDDKVKELMSTLTMFLK
- a CDS encoding amino acid permease yields the protein MSGKNSVFRTKSIAETIAETKSGGKELKKTLGAFELTMLGIGAIIGTGIFVLTGVAAADYAGPALILSFVFAGMACTFAALCYAELAAMIPVAGSAYTFGYVGLGEIWAWIIGWDLILEYTVAVAAVAVGWSGYMVQLFKGFGITIPVALCNPPGQNGGIVNLPSVIILFIIMCILIRGVSQSAKLNDVLVIIKLTVVILFIVLGIGHVKVANWNPFFPYGVGGVFKGAAIVFFSYIGFDAVSTAAEEVKNPQKDLPIGIVASLIVCTILYIVVSAILTGMVPYQQFHNNAAPVAYALARVGINWGSALVSVGAICGITSVLVVMSFGGTRILFALSRDGLLPQLFSDVHPKFQTPIKSTLLVGIVTIVLSGFLQISRLAEMTNIGTLAAFCIVSISVIVLRKREPDQERPFRCPGSPVTPLIATAFCAYLITQLPTFTKEVFVIWLIIGFAIYFGYGRRNSVMNNK
- a CDS encoding threonine/serine exporter family protein; amino-acid sequence: MIINSFYTLIATLSFGILSNIRGKNLFFASIGGALTWFFYLLTHSYFHISNMFSFFIASAMGAVYSEIMARVKKTPVTTFVICSIIPLVPGGGMYNTMFEVVQGNINNALILGLKTLSIAGIIAVGVFFVSSISKTISLFRKKIFSNITKK
- a CDS encoding amino acid permease → MSKTNSIFRTKPIESLLAEASKKSLAKVLGPFELTMLGIGAIIGTGIFVLTGVAAANYAGPALILSFVVSGITCTFAALCYAELAAMIPIAGSAYTYGYVGLGEIWAWIIGWDLILEYTVTIATVAVGWSGYVVTLLSAVGINLPPALTNPFGQDGGIVNLPCIVILGIVILFLIKGMSESSKLNNILVLVKLAVVILFIVIGAGHIKVANWHPFFPYGVGGVFKGAAIVFFAYIGFDAVATAAEEVKNPQRDLPIGIVASLIICTLLYIIVTAVLTGILPYSAYKHTSAPVSYALQQVGISWGSALVSVGALCGITSVLLVMTFGATRILFSLSRDGLLPEIFSDVHPKFKTPVKSTILIGIITMILAGLLPVSRLAEMANIGTLTAFIIVSLSVIILRKKNPDMERPFKCPGVPVTPLISVAFCAFLVYQLPVFTKEVFIIWLAIGFVIYFGYGRKHSEMNNEVSNEMN